The following proteins come from a genomic window of Streptococcus oralis:
- the briC gene encoding biofilm-regulating peptide BriC, with protein MTGTETFTVLSSEDLDQISGGLAVWEDGYGRWLYYREFAPYMGQGALNSYRDAWKYGFRAG; from the coding sequence ATGACAGGTACAGAAACATTCACAGTTCTTTCGTCAGAAGACTTAGACCAAATCTCAGGTGGTCTTGCTGTTTGGGAAGATGGATATGGTAGATGGTTATATTATAGAGAATTTGCTCCCTATATGGGGCAAGGGGCACTTAATTCTTATAGAGATGCTTGGAAGTACGGCTTCCGAGCAGGATAA
- a CDS encoding TIGR02206 family membrane protein has translation MFHQFITRTQTDPPPISLFWYGVMMLVLVLCIYGALAYHKNPRFVYLFKGIQILQLLALYSWYVGFGIPFSNSLPFYHCRLAMFAVVFLPDKWQSKQYFALLGASGAVFALVYPVFDPYDFPHITSFSFLIGHYALLVNSLVYLMNHYDKSLLKKYMIVVYTFVLNLFLVGVNQVTGGNYGLLRDTPFISNAPLWIRYLLVSVILSLALLLFDILFKKRWKKRKDVKV, from the coding sequence ATGTTCCATCAATTTATCACCAGAACTCAGACAGACCCTCCTCCCATTTCACTTTTTTGGTATGGGGTTATGATGCTTGTCTTAGTGCTTTGTATTTATGGGGCACTTGCTTATCACAAGAATCCACGTTTTGTCTACTTGTTTAAGGGGATTCAGATCCTCCAGTTACTAGCTCTTTATAGTTGGTATGTTGGTTTTGGGATTCCGTTTTCTAATAGTCTCCCTTTTTATCATTGCCGTTTGGCTATGTTTGCGGTGGTTTTCTTGCCCGATAAATGGCAGAGCAAGCAGTATTTTGCTCTTTTAGGGGCTAGTGGAGCGGTCTTTGCCTTGGTTTACCCCGTTTTTGACCCCTATGACTTTCCCCATATCACCAGTTTTTCATTTTTGATTGGGCACTATGCCCTTTTGGTGAATTCCTTGGTCTACTTGATGAATCACTATGACAAGAGTTTGCTCAAGAAATATATGATCGTAGTCTATACTTTCGTTCTCAATCTCTTTCTAGTTGGGGTTAATCAGGTGACTGGTGGAAATTATGGCCTCTTAAGGGATACACCATTTATCTCGAATGCTCCTCTATGGATAAGGTACCTCCTTGTGTCGGTTATTCTTTCTCTAGCTTTGCTTCTCTTTGATATCTTGTTCAAAAAACGGTGGAAAAAGAGAAAGGATGTCAAAGTCTAG
- the efp gene encoding elongation factor P → MIEASKLKAGMTFETADGKLIRVLEASHHKPGKGNTIMRMKLRDVRTGSTFDTSYRPEEKFEQAIIETVPAQYLYKMDDTAYFMNTETYDQYEIPVVNVENELLYILENSDVKIQFYGTEVIGVTVPTTVELTVAETQPSIKGATVTGSGKPATMETGLVVNVPDFIEAGQKLVINTAEGTYVSRA, encoded by the coding sequence ATGATTGAAGCAAGTAAATTAAAAGCTGGTATGACCTTTGAAACAGCTGACGGCAAATTGATTCGCGTTTTGGAAGCTAGTCACCACAAACCAGGTAAAGGAAACACGATCATGCGTATGAAATTGCGTGATGTCCGTACTGGTTCTACATTTGACACAAGCTACCGTCCAGAGGAAAAATTTGAACAAGCTATTATCGAGACTGTCCCAGCTCAATACTTGTACAAAATGGATGACACAGCCTACTTCATGAATACAGAAACTTACGACCAGTACGAAATCCCTGTAGTCAATGTTGAAAACGAATTGCTTTACATCCTTGAAAACTCTGATGTGAAGATCCAATTCTACGGAACTGAAGTGATTGGTGTCACCGTTCCTACTACTGTTGAATTGACAGTTGCAGAAACTCAACCATCTATCAAAGGTGCTACTGTTACAGGTTCTGGTAAACCAGCAACGATGGAAACTGGACTTGTCGTAAACGTTCCAGACTTCATCGAAGCAGGACAAAAACTCGTTATCAACACTGCAGAAGGAACTTACGTTTCTCGTGCCTAA
- a CDS encoding CPBP family intramembrane glutamic endopeptidase, whose product MRNTKKLRQFGIFLLIILLSTYLPQTIGLYVAIILGLGADVYSLILTIGLVGICLLLIWWLKKQKMLFIFEKKSWNWSFVFYLFATYVVYQILGNFWARYAHLINHRNIHDEYFTVVLSNGQPTFLSTILSFVLPVIIGPVFEETLDRGYFMNTFFPKSKYYLDVILSGLIFGLSHLILSHRDPISLLYYSLIGLFFALVYRSTDNLRLTILCHSFFNFLNHAKPIWIFVYNYIYYHFFR is encoded by the coding sequence ATGAGAAACACAAAGAAACTAAGACAATTTGGAATATTTTTGCTTATTATTTTACTATCTACCTATTTACCACAAACAATTGGATTGTATGTGGCAATCATTTTAGGGTTAGGTGCTGATGTCTATTCCCTTATTTTAACAATAGGATTAGTAGGAATTTGCCTTCTATTAATTTGGTGGTTAAAAAAGCAAAAGATGCTCTTTATCTTTGAGAAAAAGAGCTGGAACTGGTCATTTGTCTTCTACTTATTTGCAACTTATGTGGTTTATCAGATTCTCGGTAATTTTTGGGCACGCTATGCTCATTTGATTAATCATAGGAATATTCATGATGAGTATTTTACCGTGGTTCTTTCAAATGGACAACCAACTTTTTTATCGACTATCTTATCTTTTGTCCTGCCTGTAATCATCGGCCCTGTTTTTGAGGAGACTCTTGATAGAGGGTATTTTATGAATACCTTCTTTCCTAAGTCAAAGTACTATTTAGATGTCATCTTATCAGGCCTTATCTTTGGGCTTAGTCATTTGATACTATCTCACAGAGACCCAATTAGTTTATTATATTATAGTCTTATTGGTCTCTTTTTCGCCCTTGTTTATCGTTCTACCGACAATCTGAGATTAACGATTCTCTGCCATAGTTTTTTTAACTTTCTCAATCATGCAAAACCTATCTGGATTTTTGTTTACAATTATATCTATTATCATTTTTTTAGATAG
- the accC gene encoding acetyl-CoA carboxylase biotin carboxylase subunit: MFRKILIANRGEIAVRIIRAARELGIATVAVYSTADKEAIHTLLADEAICIGPGKATESYLNINAILSAAVLTEAEAIHPGFGFLSENSKFATMCDEVGIKFIGPSGAVMDTMGDKINAREQMIKAGVPVIPGSDGEVHTAEESLAIAEKIGYPVMLKASAGGGGKGIRKVEKAEDLVAAFETASSEAKANFGNGAMYLERVIYPARHIEVQILADQEGHVVHLGERDCSLQRNNQKVLEESPSIAIGKTLRNEIGAAAVRAAESVGYENAGTIEFLLDEASGNFYFMEMNTRVQVEHPVTEFVSGVDIVKEQIRIAAGQPLPFKQEDIVLRGHAIECRINAENPAFNFAPSPGKITNLYLPSGGVGLRVDSAVYPGYTIPPYYDSMIAKIIVHGENRFDALMKMQRALYELDIEGVQTNADFQLDLISDRRVIAGDYDTSFLMETFLPKYQEKE; encoded by the coding sequence ATGTTTCGTAAAATTTTAATTGCCAACCGTGGTGAGATTGCGGTTCGCATTATTCGAGCTGCGCGTGAGTTGGGCATTGCAACCGTAGCAGTTTATTCAACTGCTGATAAGGAAGCCATTCACACACTCCTAGCGGATGAAGCTATCTGTATCGGACCTGGTAAGGCGACAGAATCTTATCTCAATATCAATGCGATTTTATCTGCTGCAGTTTTGACAGAAGCAGAAGCCATCCACCCAGGTTTTGGTTTTCTTAGCGAAAATTCCAAGTTTGCCACGATGTGTGATGAAGTGGGGATTAAGTTCATCGGTCCTTCTGGGGCTGTAATGGATACCATGGGAGATAAGATCAATGCGCGTGAGCAAATGATCAAGGCTGGAGTTCCAGTTATCCCAGGATCTGATGGTGAAGTTCATACAGCTGAAGAGTCCCTTGCGATTGCAGAAAAAATTGGCTATCCAGTCATGCTTAAGGCATCGGCAGGTGGTGGTGGAAAAGGGATTCGTAAGGTTGAAAAGGCAGAAGACTTGGTCGCAGCCTTTGAGACAGCATCCAGTGAAGCCAAGGCCAATTTTGGGAATGGCGCTATGTATCTTGAGCGTGTGATTTATCCAGCTCGTCATATCGAGGTCCAAATCCTTGCTGACCAAGAGGGTCATGTTGTCCATCTAGGAGAACGGGACTGTTCTCTTCAACGAAATAACCAAAAGGTCTTAGAAGAAAGCCCATCCATTGCGATTGGCAAAACCCTTCGTAATGAAATTGGTGCTGCAGCCGTTCGTGCAGCAGAGTCTGTAGGCTATGAAAATGCAGGTACGATTGAATTTCTTCTCGATGAAGCGAGTGGCAATTTCTACTTCATGGAAATGAATACTCGTGTGCAAGTTGAACACCCAGTCACAGAGTTTGTTTCAGGTGTTGATATTGTGAAGGAACAGATTCGCATTGCGGCCGGGCAACCTTTACCTTTCAAACAAGAAGATATCGTCCTACGAGGTCATGCTATCGAGTGCCGGATCAATGCAGAAAATCCAGCATTTAACTTTGCTCCAAGTCCAGGGAAAATTACCAATCTCTATCTACCAAGTGGTGGAGTTGGCTTGCGCGTGGACTCAGCAGTTTATCCAGGTTATACCATTCCCCCTTACTATGATAGTATGATTGCCAAAATCATTGTTCATGGGGAGAATCGTTTTGATGCCTTGATGAAGATGCAACGGGCACTTTATGAACTTGATATTGAAGGAGTGCAAACCAATGCAGACTTCCAGTTGGATCTGATTTCAGACCGCCGAGTTATCGCTGGTGACTACGATACTTCCTTCTTGATGGAAACTTTCTTGCCAAAATACCAAGAAAAAGAATAG
- the accD gene encoding acetyl-CoA carboxylase, carboxyltransferase subunit beta translates to MALFSKKDKYIRINPNRSVRQAPQAKPEVPDELFSKCPGCKHTIYQKDLGSERICPHCSYTFRISAQERLALTVDSDSFVEMFTGIETQDPLNFPGYQKKLASMREKTGLDEAVLTGTASIKGQKVALGIMDSNFIMASMGTVVGEKITRLFEYATVEKLPVVLFTASGGARMQEGIMSLMQMAKISAAVQRHSKAGLFYLTILTDPTTGGVTASFAMEGDIILAEPQSLVGFAGRRVIENTVRETLPDDFQKAEFLLEHGFVDAIVKRRELPETIAKLVRLHGGSRG, encoded by the coding sequence ATGGCTCTATTTAGTAAAAAGGATAAGTATATTCGGATCAATCCTAATCGATCCGTAAGGCAGGCACCACAAGCCAAGCCGGAGGTGCCTGATGAACTCTTCTCCAAGTGTCCTGGATGTAAACACACCATTTATCAAAAGGACCTTGGGAGTGAGCGCATTTGTCCCCATTGTAGCTATACTTTCCGTATTTCAGCCCAAGAGCGCTTGGCTCTAACAGTTGATTCTGATAGCTTTGTGGAGATGTTTACAGGAATTGAAACTCAAGATCCCTTGAACTTTCCTGGTTACCAGAAAAAACTGGCTAGCATGCGTGAAAAAACAGGACTGGATGAAGCTGTCCTGACTGGTACAGCTAGCATTAAGGGGCAAAAAGTTGCTCTTGGGATCATGGATTCCAACTTTATCATGGCGTCGATGGGAACCGTTGTGGGTGAAAAAATCACGCGCTTGTTTGAATATGCGACAGTTGAAAAGTTGCCAGTTGTACTTTTTACAGCTTCTGGCGGTGCCCGTATGCAAGAAGGGATTATGAGCTTGATGCAGATGGCTAAGATTTCTGCGGCAGTTCAACGTCATTCCAAGGCAGGCCTTTTTTACCTAACTATTTTGACGGATCCGACAACAGGTGGAGTAACTGCTTCCTTTGCCATGGAGGGTGACATTATCCTAGCAGAACCCCAGAGTTTGGTTGGTTTTGCAGGGCGTCGTGTTATCGAAAATACAGTTCGTGAGACCTTGCCGGATGACTTCCAAAAGGCAGAGTTCCTGCTTGAACATGGATTTGTGGATGCAATTGTCAAACGGAGAGAATTGCCTGAAACAATTGCTAAATTAGTGAGATTGCATGGAGGAAGTCGCGGATGA
- a CDS encoding Asp23/Gls24 family envelope stress response protein produces the protein MGIEEQLGEIVIAPRVLEKIIAIATAKVEGVHSFSNKSVSDTLSKLSLGRGVYLKEADEELTADIYLYLEYGVKVPKVAMAIQKAVKDAVRNMADVELSAVNIHVAGIVPDKTPKPELKDLFDEDFLND, from the coding sequence ATGGGAATTGAAGAACAACTTGGCGAAATCGTTATCGCCCCACGTGTACTTGAAAAAATCATTGCCATCGCAACTGCTAAAGTTGAAGGTGTCCACTCTTTTTCAAACAAATCAGTATCTGACACCCTTTCAAAACTTTCTCTTGGTCGAGGCGTTTATCTAAAAGAAGCTGATGAAGAACTTACAGCTGATATCTACCTCTACCTTGAGTACGGTGTCAAAGTACCAAAAGTCGCTATGGCAATCCAAAAAGCTGTCAAAGATGCTGTCCGCAACATGGCTGACGTAGAACTTTCTGCTGTGAATATCCACGTTGCTGGTATCGTTCCAGATAAAACACCAAAACCTGAATTAAAAGACTTGTTTGATGAGGATTTCCTCAATGACTAG
- a CDS encoding acetyl-CoA carboxylase carboxyl transferase subunit alpha, with the protein MNIAKIVREAREQSRLTALDFANGIFDEFIELHGDRSFRDDGAVIGGIGWLGEQAVTVVGIQKGKSLHDNLKRNFGQPHPEGYRKALRLMKQAEKFGRPVVTFINTAGAYPGVGAEERGQGEAIARNLMEMSDLKVPIIAIIIGEGGSGGALALAVADRVWMLENSIYAVLSPEGFASILWKDGSRAMEAAELMKITSHELLEMGIVDKVISEAGLSSKELLGCVKNELRAELERLQGLALEQLLEERYQRFRKY; encoded by the coding sequence ATGAATATTGCAAAAATAGTCAGAGAGGCACGCGAGCAGAGTCGCTTGACTGCACTTGATTTTGCCAATGGAATCTTTGACGAGTTTATCGAATTGCATGGAGATCGCTCTTTCCGCGATGATGGTGCGGTCATCGGTGGAATTGGCTGGTTAGGTGAACAGGCAGTAACTGTCGTTGGTATCCAAAAGGGAAAAAGTCTTCATGATAACCTCAAACGGAATTTCGGGCAACCACATCCAGAAGGCTATCGTAAGGCCTTGCGCCTGATGAAACAGGCAGAAAAGTTTGGCCGTCCAGTTGTGACCTTTATCAATACGGCGGGTGCTTACCCAGGTGTTGGTGCCGAGGAACGTGGACAAGGTGAAGCAATCGCCCGAAACCTGATGGAAATGAGTGACCTTAAGGTTCCAATCATCGCCATTATTATCGGTGAAGGAGGGTCTGGAGGTGCATTAGCATTAGCCGTGGCTGACCGTGTCTGGATGCTGGAAAATTCAATCTATGCCGTGCTCAGTCCAGAAGGCTTTGCCTCTATCCTTTGGAAGGATGGAAGTCGTGCTATGGAAGCAGCGGAATTGATGAAAATCACTTCACATGAACTTCTAGAAATGGGAATTGTAGACAAGGTAATCTCAGAGGCAGGGCTGTCAAGTAAAGAACTGCTAGGATGCGTTAAAAATGAATTGCGTGCAGAGCTTGAACGCTTGCAAGGCTTAGCCTTGGAACAGCTCCTCGAAGAACGTTACCAACGGTTTAGAAAATACTAA
- the gatA gene encoding Asp-tRNA(Asn)/Glu-tRNA(Gln) amidotransferase subunit GatA, with the protein MTFNNKTIEDLHNLLVSKEISATELTQATLEDIQSREKAINAFVTIAEEQALAQAKAIDEAGIDADNVLSGIPLAVKDNISTDGILTTAASKMLYNYEPIFDATAVANAKAKGMIVVGKTNMDEFAMGGSGETSHYGATKNAWDHSKVPGGSSSGSAASVASGQVRLSLGSDTGGSIRQPAAFNGIVGLKPTYGTISRFGLIAFGSSLDQIGPFAPTVTENALLLNAIASEDAKDSTSAPVRIADFTSKIGHDIKGMKIALPKEYLGEGIDPEVKETIINAAKHFEKLGAIVEEVSLPHSKYGVAVYYIIASSEASSNLQRFDGIRYGYRAEDASNLDDIYVNSRSQGFGEEVKRRIMLGTFSLSSGYYDAYYKKAGQVRTLIIQDFEKVFADYDLILGPTAPSVAYDLDSLNHDPVAMYLADLLTIPVNLAGLPGISIPAGFAQGLPVGLQLIGPKYSEETIYQAAAAFEATTDYHKQQPVIFGGDN; encoded by the coding sequence ATGACTTTTAATAACAAAACGATTGAAGACTTGCACAACCTCCTTGTCTCTAAGGAAATTTCTGCAACTGAATTGACCCAAGCAACTCTTGAAGATATCCAGTCTCGCGAGAAAGCTATCAACGCTTTTGTAACCATCGCTGAGGAGCAAGCCCTTGCACAAGCTAAGGCTATTGATGAAGCTGGAATTGACGCGGACAATGTCCTTTCAGGAATTCCATTGGCTGTTAAGGATAATATCTCTACAGACGGTATCCTCACAACTGCAGCCTCAAAAATGCTCTACAACTACGAGCCTATCTTTGATGCGACAGCCGTTGCCAATGCCAAAGCCAAGGGCATGATTGTCGTTGGGAAAACCAACATGGACGAGTTTGCCATGGGTGGTTCAGGTGAGACTTCTCACTACGGTGCGACTAAAAATGCTTGGGACCACAGCAAGGTTCCTGGTGGATCATCAAGTGGTTCTGCTGCTTCTGTAGCTTCAGGCCAAGTTCGCTTGTCACTTGGTTCTGATACTGGTGGTTCCATCCGCCAACCTGCTGCCTTTAACGGGATCGTTGGTCTCAAACCAACCTACGGAACGATTTCACGTTTCGGTCTCATTGCTTTCGGTAGCTCACTAGATCAAATCGGACCTTTCGCACCAACTGTTACAGAAAATGCCCTCTTGCTCAATGCGATTGCCAGCGAAGATGCCAAAGACTCGACTTCTGCTCCTGTCCGCATTGCCGACTTTACTTCAAAAATCGGGCATGATATCAAGGGCATGAAAATCGCTTTGCCTAAGGAATACCTCGGTGAAGGAATTGACCCAGAAGTTAAAGAAACCATCATCAACGCAGCCAAACACTTTGAGAAACTTGGGGCTATCGTTGAAGAAGTGAGTCTTCCTCACTCTAAATACGGTGTTGCCGTTTACTACATCATTGCTTCATCAGAAGCATCCTCAAACCTGCAACGCTTTGACGGTATCCGTTACGGCTACCGCGCAGAAGATGCAAGCAACCTTGATGACATCTATGTAAATAGCCGTAGTCAAGGTTTCGGTGAAGAAGTGAAACGCCGTATCATGCTAGGTACTTTCAGTCTATCATCAGGTTACTACGATGCCTACTACAAGAAAGCTGGACAAGTCCGTACCCTCATCATTCAAGATTTCGAAAAAGTCTTTGCGGATTACGACTTGATTTTGGGACCAACTGCTCCTAGTGTTGCCTACGACCTGGATTCACTAAACCACGACCCAGTTGCTATGTACTTGGCTGACCTTTTGACCATCCCTGTCAACTTGGCAGGTCTTCCAGGGATTTCTATTCCTGCTGGATTTGCTCAAGGTCTACCTGTTGGCCTCCAATTGATCGGTCCTAAATACTCAGAAGAAACCATTTACCAAGCTGCTGCTGCCTTTGAAGCAACAACAGACTACCACAAACAACAACCCGTGATTTTTGGAGGTGACAACTAA
- a CDS encoding CPBP family intramembrane glutamic endopeptidase, with translation MKKLGHLGVFILLVFLSVYLPELGIMHLTKFLGWGIDGYSIFLTVEVIALLLLFIYWLKKKEMLYIFEKKGSKKSRFFYLVVGLVATYFDRQLVDAFQLQFHHLIDNKYIFQDLLSILYSNGQPTFLSTVLSFSLTVVVAPILEELIHRGYFMNTFFPQSKYYLDVILSALIFGLSHLILTHRDPISLIIYSLGGFFYALVYRWTKNLKITILCHSFFNFLIYAKPIWIFVYNYIYYHFFR, from the coding sequence ATGAAAAAACTAGGGCATTTGGGAGTCTTTATCTTACTGGTATTTTTATCGGTTTATCTACCAGAGTTAGGGATTATGCATCTAACTAAGTTTTTAGGATGGGGGATAGATGGCTATTCTATCTTTTTAACAGTTGAAGTAATAGCTCTTTTGCTATTATTTATCTACTGGCTCAAAAAGAAAGAGATGCTCTATATTTTTGAAAAAAAGGGTTCAAAGAAGTCAAGATTCTTTTACCTTGTAGTTGGTCTAGTGGCTACTTATTTTGATCGTCAATTGGTGGATGCTTTTCAATTACAGTTTCATCACTTAATTGATAACAAGTATATCTTTCAAGACCTTCTTTCGATTCTATACTCCAATGGGCAACCAACTTTTCTATCAACTGTTCTCAGTTTTAGTTTAACAGTAGTCGTCGCACCTATATTAGAGGAACTGATTCATAGAGGGTATTTTATGAATACCTTTTTCCCCCAGTCCAAGTACTATCTGGATGTTATCCTATCTGCTCTTATCTTTGGACTTAGTCATTTGATCCTAACTCACCGAGATCCTATCAGTTTGATTATTTATAGTTTAGGCGGTTTCTTCTATGCCCTTGTCTACCGTTGGACAAAGAACTTAAAAATTACCATCCTGTGCCATAGTTTTTTCAACTTTCTCATTTATGCAAAACCAATCTGGATTTTTGTTTACAATTATATCTATTATCATTTTTTTAGATAG
- the nusB gene encoding transcription antitermination factor NusB — protein sequence MTSPLLESRRELRKCAFQALMSLEFSTDTETACRFAYTHDREDTDVQLPTFLTELVSGVQAKKEELDKQITQHLKAGWTIERLTLVERNLLRLGVFEITSFDTPQLVAVNEAIELAKDFSDQKSARFINGLLSQFVTEEQ from the coding sequence ATGACTAGTCCACTATTAGAATCTAGGCGTGAGCTCCGTAAGTGTGCCTTTCAAGCTCTTATGAGTCTTGAGTTTAGTACAGACACCGAAACTGCTTGTCGTTTCGCCTATACACACGATCGTGAAGATACTGATGTGCAACTTCCAACCTTTTTGACAGAGCTCGTTTCTGGTGTTCAAGCTAAAAAGGAAGAACTAGATAAGCAAATCACACAGCATTTAAAAGCAGGTTGGACCATCGAGCGTTTAACACTCGTGGAGAGAAACCTCCTTCGTTTGGGAGTCTTTGAAATCACTTCATTTGACACCCCTCAGTTGGTTGCTGTTAATGAAGCTATCGAACTTGCAAAGGACTTCTCAGATCAAAAATCTGCTCGTTTTATCAATGGACTGCTCAGCCAGTTTGTAACAGAAGAACAGTAA
- the gatC gene encoding Asp-tRNA(Asn)/Glu-tRNA(Gln) amidotransferase subunit GatC has translation MKITQEEVTHVANLSKLRFSEEETAAFATTLSKIVDMVELLGEVDTTGVAPTTTMADRKTVLRPDVAEEGTDRDRLFKNVPEKENYYIKVPAILDDGGDA, from the coding sequence ATGAAAATTACGCAAGAAGAGGTAACGCACGTTGCCAATCTTTCAAAATTAAGATTCTCTGAAGAAGAAACTGCCGCCTTTGCGACCACCTTATCTAAAATTGTTGACATGGTTGAATTGCTGGGCGAAGTCGACACAACTGGTGTCGCACCTACTACGACCATGGCAGACCGCAAGACCGTACTCCGCCCGGATGTGGCTGAAGAAGGAACAGACCGTGACCGCTTGTTTAAAAACGTACCTGAAAAAGAAAACTACTATATCAAGGTACCAGCTATCCTAGATGATGGAGGAGATGCCTAA
- the gatB gene encoding Asp-tRNA(Asn)/Glu-tRNA(Gln) amidotransferase subunit GatB, giving the protein MNFETVIGLEVHVELNTNSKIFSPTSAHFGNDQNANTNVIDWSFPGVLPVLNKGVVDAGIKAALALNMDIHKKMHFDRKNYFYPDNPKAYQISQFDEPIGYNGWIEVELEDGTTKKIGIERAHLEEDAGKNTHGTDGYSYVDLNRQGVPLIEIVSEADMRSPEEAYAYLTALKEVIQYAGISDVKMEEGSMRVDANISLRPYGQEKFGTKTELKNLNSFSNVRKGLEYEVQRQAEILRSGGQIRQETRRYDEANKATILMRVKEGAADYRYFPEPDLPLFEISDEWIEEMRTELPEFPKERRARYVSDLGLSDYDASQLTANKVTSDFFEKAVALGGDAKQVSNWLQGEVAQFLNAEGKTLEQIELTPENLVEMIAIIEDGTISSKIAKKVFVHLAKNGGGAREYVEKAGLVQISDPDVLIPIIHQVFADNEAAVADFKSGKRNADKAFTGFLMKATKGQANPQVALKLLAQELAKLKESE; this is encoded by the coding sequence ATGAACTTTGAAACAGTCATTGGACTTGAAGTCCACGTTGAGCTCAACACCAATTCAAAAATCTTCTCACCTACATCTGCCCACTTCGGAAATGACCAAAACGCCAACACTAACGTAATTGACTGGTCTTTCCCAGGAGTACTACCAGTTCTCAACAAGGGTGTCGTAGATGCCGGTATCAAGGCAGCTCTTGCCCTCAACATGGACATCCACAAAAAGATGCACTTTGACCGCAAGAACTACTTCTACCCTGATAATCCAAAAGCCTATCAAATTTCTCAGTTTGATGAGCCAATCGGTTATAACGGCTGGATTGAAGTAGAACTAGAAGACGGTACGACTAAGAAAATCGGTATCGAACGTGCTCACCTAGAAGAAGATGCTGGTAAGAACACCCACGGTACAGATGGCTACTCTTATGTTGACCTCAATCGTCAAGGGGTGCCATTGATTGAGATTGTATCTGAAGCGGACATGCGTTCCCCAGAAGAAGCCTATGCTTATCTAACTGCTCTCAAGGAAGTTATCCAGTACGCTGGTATTTCTGACGTTAAGATGGAAGAAGGTTCCATGCGTGTGGATGCCAACATTTCTCTTCGCCCTTATGGTCAAGAGAAATTCGGTACCAAGACTGAGTTGAAAAACCTCAACTCCTTCTCTAACGTCCGTAAGGGGCTTGAATACGAAGTCCAACGACAAGCTGAAATCCTTCGCTCAGGTGGTCAAATTCGCCAAGAAACACGCCGTTACGATGAAGCCAACAAAGCAACCATCCTCATGCGTGTCAAAGAAGGTGCTGCAGACTACCGCTACTTCCCAGAACCAGACCTACCACTCTTTGAAATCTCAGATGAGTGGATTGAGGAAATGCGCACAGAATTGCCAGAGTTTCCAAAAGAACGCCGTGCGCGCTACGTATCTGATCTTGGCTTGTCAGACTACGATGCTAGCCAGTTGACTGCAAACAAAGTCACTTCTGACTTCTTTGAAAAAGCTGTTGCCCTCGGTGGCGATGCCAAACAAGTTTCTAACTGGCTCCAAGGTGAAGTCGCTCAATTCTTGAACGCCGAAGGTAAAACACTAGAACAAATCGAATTAACACCAGAAAACTTGGTAGAAATGATTGCCATCATCGAAGACGGCACAATCTCTTCTAAGATTGCCAAGAAAGTCTTTGTCCACCTAGCTAAAAATGGTGGTGGCGCGCGTGAATACGTGGAAAAAGCAGGCTTGGTGCAAATCTCTGATCCAGATGTTCTGATTCCAATCATCCACCAAGTCTTTGCGGATAACGAAGCTGCCGTTGCCGACTTCAAGTCAGGTAAACGCAACGCAGACAAGGCCTTCACAGGATTCCTTATGAAGGCAACCAAAGGCCAAGCCAACCCACAAGTTGCCCTTAAACTCCTTGCACAGGAATTGGCGAAGTTGAAAGAAAGTGAGTAA